A section of the Petrimonas sulfuriphila genome encodes:
- a CDS encoding DUF4876 domain-containing protein, giving the protein MKRYLYSIISISFILIIPSCLENIRSDEFSEAELSGTVIVSVKMPEGYDYPVKGLKVILYDNTAGLQFKGITDEQGVAEIRVAPGYYIASTETSFRDSGGILYLFNGMSEKIDAISQSNSVEIELTASKSSQIVFKELYFGGCFNEETGKSYTTDKYIILYNNSDQDAYLDSLCLGVVYPFNAPTNGRLSDWVKPGTSELRDSIPAASMVWMFPGTGKDNILEPGREVVLALNAIDHSASVQTSVNLGRPGYWAIYDPIMTPSHATPEAGVKLLEGIWKIGSAKAFVISNFSPGFFIFTLGGKSIEQYILDNYALNPNSSNINSSALLVDKNLILDAVECLRNPTDTKRFMPEIDNGFAMISGSGQGQSIIRKVDNEETEKTGGRIVYMDTNNSSNDFEVIPHPTLYNQ; this is encoded by the coding sequence ATGAAAAGATATTTATACAGTATTATTTCTATAAGCTTCATTTTAATTATTCCTTCTTGCCTCGAGAATATCAGATCAGATGAATTCAGTGAAGCAGAATTAAGTGGAACTGTTATTGTAAGCGTAAAAATGCCAGAAGGATATGATTATCCTGTAAAAGGATTAAAGGTTATACTTTACGATAACACAGCAGGTCTTCAGTTTAAAGGCATTACCGATGAACAGGGGGTTGCAGAAATCAGAGTTGCTCCAGGTTACTACATAGCGTCAACCGAAACATCCTTTAGAGATTCGGGAGGAATCCTTTACCTCTTTAACGGAATGTCTGAAAAAATTGATGCGATATCCCAGTCAAACAGCGTTGAAATTGAGCTTACAGCATCGAAATCGAGTCAGATTGTATTCAAAGAGTTGTATTTTGGGGGATGTTTCAACGAAGAAACAGGCAAAAGCTATACTACTGACAAATACATTATCCTATATAATAACTCAGATCAGGACGCATACCTTGATTCATTGTGTTTAGGTGTGGTTTATCCATTTAATGCTCCCACCAACGGACGTTTGTCTGATTGGGTAAAACCGGGGACCTCGGAACTGAGAGATTCCATTCCGGCAGCATCCATGGTATGGATGTTTCCCGGAACCGGTAAAGACAACATTCTTGAACCTGGCCGGGAAGTGGTTTTAGCACTCAATGCTATAGATCACTCCGCATCTGTGCAAACCTCTGTAAACTTAGGGAGACCAGGATATTGGGCCATTTATGATCCCATCATGACCCCTAGCCATGCTACTCCCGAAGCGGGTGTCAAATTACTTGAGGGGATTTGGAAAATTGGGAGTGCAAAAGCTTTTGTAATTTCTAATTTCAGTCCAGGATTTTTTATATTTACCCTGGGTGGAAAGAGTATTGAACAGTATATTCTGGACAATTACGCGTTAAATCCGAACTCCTCAAACATTAATTCAAGCGCTTTGCTTGTTGATAAAAATCTTATTTTAGATGCTGTTGAATGCCTTAGAAATCCCACAGATACCAAAAGATTCATGCCAGAGATTGATAACGGATTTGCAATGATATCAGGATCGGGTCAGGGACAGAGTATCATAAGAAAAGTCGACAATGAAGAAACGGAAAAAACAGGTGGAAGAATAGTATATATGGACACGAACAATTCATCCAACGATTTCGAAGTTATACCTCATCCTACTTTATATAATCAATAA
- a CDS encoding 4Fe-4S binding protein, producing MKLFSRHFKKNWFRHLLQWGVLFAIIITMTNVFSKTSSDPEAYCPFGGLQAFGSYLSSETLACSMTTVQVLMGLALGVGVILFGKLFCGYLCPVGLVSEYMFKFRKKTKIKGIEIANGTVVDKILRSVKYILLFIVFYMTLSTSELFCKNFDPYYAAATGFHGEITLWMAVASLVILFLGSFFIKLFWCKYVCPLGALSNLFKFTISFLSMIILYIILIQLGLNIPWLYLLITACLMGYILEVFMVKPKVFPLIKVNKDEGKCTDCGLCSKKCPYNLPVDKNKVVKEVDCTLCGECLSACPSDALTFNKKKYNRWLPAILTIVLFIIALIIGSKWEMPTINETWGDNIEDVKLKTFKMEGLSSVHCYGSSKAFSAKLRRVPGVYGVSTFVKTQTANILYDPTQTSEEEIMGATYTPVKFKIVNPELSDSLIKVITMYTEKMYDKLDPNYLGMQFRQYGNDKYFGIETKFSCPLTVHLYMDIDEPVDKEFLKNIVEKRQLIIRSADGQENIRDLNFEFVKIETETDTITRRDFLERHFNKYNSRYKENIKKFAGLDSASLVVPFPELDKPIYSRNIPYLSSYLSLNEGVLRLETFLDDNDTPSMKIVYVPSVISGEKLWENLCSDKWSVKMTSGEIKEIDARLDFKDKKQQTE from the coding sequence ATGAAACTATTTTCGAGACATTTCAAAAAAAATTGGTTCAGACATCTACTGCAATGGGGTGTATTATTTGCAATAATCATCACAATGACCAATGTTTTCTCTAAAACTTCTTCCGATCCGGAAGCGTATTGTCCTTTTGGCGGCCTTCAAGCTTTTGGATCTTACCTATCCAGCGAAACTTTAGCCTGCAGTATGACCACAGTTCAGGTTTTGATGGGCCTGGCACTTGGAGTGGGAGTAATTCTCTTTGGCAAGTTGTTCTGCGGTTACTTATGCCCTGTAGGATTGGTTTCGGAATATATGTTTAAGTTTCGAAAAAAGACAAAGATTAAAGGGATTGAAATTGCGAACGGAACCGTTGTAGATAAAATTCTCAGATCGGTAAAATACATACTCCTATTTATCGTTTTTTACATGACATTGAGTACATCTGAACTATTCTGTAAGAATTTCGATCCCTACTATGCAGCTGCTACCGGATTTCATGGGGAGATCACATTATGGATGGCAGTTGCTTCTTTAGTAATCCTGTTCTTAGGAAGTTTCTTCATTAAATTGTTCTGGTGTAAATATGTTTGTCCTTTGGGCGCATTAAGTAACCTGTTCAAGTTTACCATTTCGTTCTTATCCATGATAATCCTATATATAATTCTTATTCAGTTAGGATTAAATATTCCATGGTTATATCTTTTGATAACAGCCTGCCTTATGGGGTATATCCTTGAAGTTTTCATGGTAAAACCCAAAGTCTTCCCATTGATAAAGGTGAATAAGGATGAGGGAAAGTGTACTGACTGCGGACTTTGCTCCAAAAAATGCCCCTACAACCTCCCTGTTGACAAAAACAAAGTTGTAAAGGAAGTGGATTGTACTCTATGCGGCGAGTGTCTATCGGCTTGTCCTTCTGATGCACTTACATTCAACAAGAAGAAATATAACCGCTGGTTACCGGCCATATTAACAATAGTTCTATTTATCATTGCATTGATTATTGGTTCTAAGTGGGAAATGCCTACAATCAATGAAACATGGGGTGATAACATCGAAGATGTAAAGCTTAAAACATTCAAAATGGAAGGACTAAGCTCTGTACATTGTTACGGTAGTTCAAAAGCATTTTCCGCAAAGTTACGTCGTGTTCCCGGTGTTTATGGTGTATCTACTTTTGTTAAAACTCAAACTGCAAACATCCTCTACGATCCAACTCAAACAAGCGAAGAGGAGATCATGGGAGCAACATATACGCCTGTGAAGTTCAAGATTGTAAATCCCGAATTATCAGACAGTCTGATTAAAGTAATTACAATGTATACCGAAAAGATGTACGATAAATTAGATCCGAATTATCTCGGAATGCAGTTCAGACAATATGGAAATGATAAGTATTTTGGAATTGAGACCAAGTTTTCATGTCCGCTAACCGTACATCTGTATATGGATATTGACGAACCCGTTGATAAAGAGTTCCTAAAAAATATTGTAGAGAAAAGGCAGCTTATCATTCGTTCGGCCGATGGGCAAGAGAATATAAGAGATTTGAATTTTGAATTTGTGAAAATTGAAACGGAAACCGATACTATTACACGGAGAGATTTTCTGGAAAGGCATTTCAATAAATACAATTCACGTTATAAGGAGAATATTAAGAAATTTGCCGGATTAGACTCTGCATCATTGGTGGTACCCTTTCCTGAACTTGACAAACCAATCTATTCGAGAAATATTCCCTATTTATCTAGTTACCTCTCTTTAAACGAAGGAGTTTTGAGACTGGAGACATTTTTAGATGACAATGATACTCCTTCCATGAAAATAGTCTATGTCCCTTCAGTAATTTCCGGAGAGAAATTATGGGAAAATCTTTGTTCGGATAAATGGAGTGTAAAAATGACAAGTGGAGAGATCAAAGAAATAGATGCAAGATTAGATTTCAAGGACAAGAAACAACAAACAGAATAA
- a CDS encoding S46 family peptidase produces MRKYIIILIILIGISANTVKADEGMWLIQALNNELQKRMETRGLEIGSEVIYSENEASLKDAVVSLDFGCTGSMISNKGLLITNHHCAYDDIFNLSTPENNLLENGYWAKNSSEEIPVKGKTIYFLRKVVDCTNEVNHVRDSLQKIKQPSGSRRVFSIIENKHKQQSGYEASCSSMWNGNKYYMYYYDTYTDIRFVGAPPVQVAAFGGDVDNWEWPQHKCDFALYRIYGDKNGRPAAYSDENIPIKPKKILKISLDGVQENDFAMIIGFPGRTDRYSSSFKVDMNERIIGPIMVESMGTKMEIIRKWMNRDSEIRKKYSNIFFGLSNVQESLAGEVACTRRFDVVEKKRQEENKYWKNDASLLSMMERGYKDVEEIEKYMTYYRQSLVSGKGFIALGNRVNSLKPDDNQSYDSFVKRVEKLFTEYDARVEKELMEYQLRLFIENVPEKYWGPFIKYLTGKFEDNYAAMTSEIFDNSVMLDPNRFKEAAKEKNNIKLFMEDPAVKLARDIKISDLRKDETQILKGKVSLYKMDGLYEKALYNKKKSAGILQYPDANFTMRLTYGNVCKMQPSDAINYNYISTTQGIIDKYNPYDYDFAYPENILNIIKRGEWGKYGKDGKLHVNFLTNNDITGGNSGSPVMNGKGELIGLAFDGNKESLASKYYYQDEMTNCVSVDIRYVLWYIDNCTDVGYLLDEIAAK; encoded by the coding sequence ATGAGAAAATATATCATCATCTTGATAATTTTAATAGGTATAAGTGCAAACACAGTAAAGGCAGACGAAGGCATGTGGCTGATACAAGCTCTGAATAATGAACTGCAAAAGCGCATGGAAACCAGGGGATTGGAAATTGGGTCAGAAGTTATATACAGTGAAAATGAAGCTTCTCTGAAAGATGCCGTTGTTTCATTAGATTTTGGTTGCACCGGCAGTATGATCTCCAATAAAGGACTCTTAATAACAAATCATCATTGTGCTTATGATGATATTTTCAATCTAAGTACCCCTGAAAACAACCTGCTGGAGAATGGATACTGGGCAAAAAACAGCTCCGAGGAGATACCTGTAAAAGGGAAAACCATCTATTTCCTAAGAAAAGTGGTAGATTGCACAAACGAAGTGAACCATGTCAGAGATTCTTTACAGAAAATAAAACAGCCAAGCGGTTCGCGACGTGTATTTAGTATTATCGAAAATAAACACAAGCAGCAAAGCGGATACGAAGCCTCGTGCTCTTCCATGTGGAATGGCAACAAGTATTATATGTATTATTATGATACCTATACCGACATAAGGTTTGTTGGCGCCCCCCCTGTTCAGGTCGCAGCGTTTGGAGGCGATGTTGATAATTGGGAATGGCCTCAACATAAATGTGATTTCGCACTGTATCGTATATATGGAGATAAAAATGGAAGACCTGCAGCTTACTCAGATGAAAACATTCCAATTAAACCCAAAAAAATTCTGAAGATTTCACTGGATGGTGTTCAGGAGAACGACTTTGCTATGATAATTGGCTTTCCGGGGAGAACCGACAGATACAGTTCCTCTTTCAAAGTAGATATGAATGAAAGAATAATTGGGCCTATAATGGTGGAATCTATGGGGACAAAAATGGAAATTATCAGAAAATGGATGAACAGAGATTCCGAAATACGCAAGAAATATTCAAATATATTTTTTGGTTTAAGCAACGTACAGGAATCCCTGGCAGGTGAGGTTGCTTGCACACGAAGATTTGATGTTGTAGAGAAAAAAAGGCAGGAAGAAAACAAATACTGGAAAAATGACGCCTCACTCCTGTCGATGATGGAAAGAGGATACAAAGATGTGGAAGAAATCGAAAAATATATGACATACTACCGCCAATCGCTCGTTTCAGGGAAGGGATTTATTGCACTGGGGAACAGGGTAAACTCTTTAAAACCTGACGACAATCAATCGTATGACTCATTCGTAAAAAGGGTTGAAAAATTATTTACTGAATATGATGCCCGAGTAGAAAAAGAGCTTATGGAGTATCAACTGAGACTATTTATCGAAAACGTACCTGAAAAATATTGGGGGCCATTTATAAAGTATCTGACAGGAAAGTTCGAAGACAATTACGCAGCAATGACAAGTGAGATATTCGATAATTCTGTTATGCTGGATCCCAATAGATTTAAAGAGGCAGCGAAAGAAAAAAACAACATTAAGCTCTTCATGGAAGATCCAGCAGTTAAGTTGGCTAGAGATATAAAAATATCTGATTTACGCAAAGATGAAACACAGATATTAAAGGGTAAAGTGTCATTGTACAAAATGGACGGTCTTTATGAAAAAGCATTGTACAACAAGAAAAAAAGTGCAGGTATATTACAATATCCGGATGCCAATTTTACCATGAGACTTACTTATGGAAATGTGTGCAAAATGCAACCATCTGATGCAATCAATTACAACTATATATCAACCACGCAAGGCATTATTGACAAGTATAATCCTTATGATTATGACTTTGCATATCCTGAAAATATTCTCAATATAATTAAAAGAGGAGAATGGGGAAAATATGGAAAGGATGGAAAATTGCATGTAAACTTCCTTACAAACAATGACATTACGGGCGGCAATTCGGGAAGCCCTGTCATGAACGGGAAAGGCGAGCTGATAGGATTGGCATTCGACGGAAACAAAGAGTCCTTGGCTTCAAAGTATTACTATCAGGATGAGATGACAAACTGTGTTTCGGTTGATATCCGGTATGTACTTTGGTATATCGACAATTGTACTGATGTTGGATATCTTTTGGATGAAATAGCAGCCAAATAG
- a CDS encoding insulinase family protein, whose product MNKKTFLIIGLLVQVAFLAAQSFDISEALPVDKEFITGRLENGLTYYIRESKLSENRADFFIVHNVGSLQEEENQRGLAHFLEHMAFNGTKHFPGKQLLNYFESIGVRFGVNVNAYTSMSRTVYNISEVPVTRSSVVDTALLALHDWSHYINCLPEEIESERGVVREEMRRGDNPLTRTMQTISKIQRTNSRFAERTPIGLAEVIENFDHQDLIDFYHKWYRPNLQAVIVVGDINAVEIEKKIIERFSTIPNPENETKKIYYTVPDNKEPIVGFFTDPETKASSVRMTVKIPHRSVAERQTHAFVYDKLVEELFLEMFKSRCTERAKKTGADFRVIVPVFGEIDYTCKTFTATAMPAHGKDLYTALNGVLEEVERIRQHGMTRLELDNAKNIVRANIRKKQSNQVQKPANKDFVNIAVENFTRNKALVNHTELMDLTYSMLDKMKISDINDNIEVFLNENNRIIIFAAPESDKESLPSATEVLGLVKSVQNKALEQYNPVIKKELALSVPINPGRISGFRQISAADFGIKYKVPLDSTTEIKLENGARVIWKESYGNGKKVRLSAFTPGGYARPHSIEEIMILKNYMRYYNVANLNWNELSEWKHTNSIRLSQSVNRRTDNYSGDFYPQKSENFFKLLYSHFTDVSADQTELSKFQQLFLKTIGEEKNETKLFEDSVKRLTYSSDPLKTNFDTLYIQSINTEKLNKLYKRHFCNPAEFTFIFTGPMPVKDAVPLIEKYLASIAVNHHAQEKILEYKDPELNRGKVELFYNAKNTITSKASVSITYHTDIEYSSTNYANTLFLRDILSRRCYQSIREDRGGTYHVAVSASLIRHPQSQLVVKIEFETNSSMIPELLKVVQHEADLLAKDGPTIKEIDEVKKYREKALNNNKIIPWSTIITQSILNEEFLDTNDSELLDEVNAARIHNLAKQLFGSGNKMTFVFDPRDSTVEQ is encoded by the coding sequence ATGAATAAGAAAACGTTTCTTATAATTGGATTGCTCGTTCAGGTTGCATTCTTAGCTGCACAATCGTTCGATATATCAGAAGCATTGCCTGTCGATAAAGAATTTATTACAGGTCGGCTAGAAAATGGACTTACCTATTATATCAGAGAGAGCAAATTAAGTGAAAACAGAGCTGATTTTTTTATTGTCCACAATGTAGGTTCTCTGCAGGAAGAGGAAAACCAGCGCGGATTGGCCCATTTTTTAGAACATATGGCTTTTAACGGTACAAAACATTTTCCCGGTAAGCAATTGCTCAACTATTTCGAAAGTATAGGCGTACGATTTGGGGTAAATGTAAATGCATACACTTCCATGAGCCGTACTGTATACAATATATCGGAAGTACCTGTAACCAGGAGTTCAGTGGTTGATACTGCTTTATTGGCACTGCACGACTGGTCACACTACATCAACTGTCTGCCTGAAGAGATTGAAAGTGAGCGAGGAGTAGTTCGTGAAGAAATGCGAAGAGGTGACAACCCGCTGACAAGAACAATGCAGACCATATCAAAAATTCAACGTACCAACTCACGTTTTGCCGAAAGGACCCCTATAGGATTAGCTGAAGTGATAGAAAACTTTGACCATCAAGATTTAATCGACTTCTATCATAAATGGTACAGGCCTAACCTGCAAGCAGTAATTGTTGTAGGAGATATTAATGCCGTAGAGATCGAAAAAAAAATCATAGAGAGGTTTTCCACAATCCCAAATCCTGAAAATGAAACGAAGAAGATATATTATACGGTTCCCGATAACAAGGAGCCCATTGTTGGATTTTTCACTGATCCTGAAACAAAAGCGAGCTCAGTAAGGATGACTGTAAAAATACCGCATCGCTCTGTTGCCGAAAGGCAAACACATGCATTTGTATACGATAAGCTTGTGGAAGAACTATTTTTAGAGATGTTTAAATCAAGATGTACGGAAAGAGCCAAAAAGACCGGTGCTGATTTTCGCGTAATCGTTCCGGTATTCGGTGAAATTGATTATACATGTAAAACTTTTACTGCAACTGCTATGCCTGCACACGGGAAAGATCTATACACAGCTCTCAATGGTGTTTTAGAAGAAGTTGAACGTATAAGGCAACATGGAATGACAAGATTAGAATTGGATAATGCTAAAAATATTGTAAGAGCAAACATCAGAAAAAAACAATCTAATCAAGTGCAAAAACCGGCCAACAAAGATTTTGTTAATATTGCAGTAGAAAACTTTACACGGAACAAGGCACTTGTGAATCATACAGAATTAATGGATCTGACATACTCAATGTTAGACAAAATGAAAATTTCAGATATTAATGACAACATTGAAGTCTTTTTAAATGAAAACAACAGGATAATAATCTTTGCTGCACCGGAAAGTGACAAAGAATCACTTCCTTCAGCCACTGAGGTGTTAGGGCTCGTTAAATCAGTCCAAAATAAAGCTCTAGAACAATATAACCCTGTGATCAAAAAAGAACTTGCTCTCTCAGTACCAATAAATCCAGGTAGAATTTCAGGTTTCCGCCAGATAAGTGCAGCTGACTTTGGCATTAAATATAAAGTACCACTTGATTCAACCACTGAGATCAAGCTTGAAAATGGAGCAAGGGTCATATGGAAAGAATCGTACGGAAACGGTAAAAAAGTTAGGCTATCAGCCTTTACTCCGGGAGGTTATGCTCGTCCTCACTCCATAGAGGAGATTATGATTCTGAAAAATTACATGAGGTACTATAATGTAGCCAACTTAAACTGGAATGAATTGAGTGAATGGAAACATACCAATAGCATCAGATTAAGCCAGTCAGTCAACAGAAGAACAGATAACTATTCAGGGGATTTTTATCCGCAAAAAAGTGAAAATTTCTTTAAACTGCTCTACTCCCATTTCACTGACGTTTCTGCAGACCAAACAGAGCTCAGTAAGTTCCAACAACTATTTTTAAAGACTATCGGAGAAGAAAAAAATGAAACAAAACTATTTGAGGATTCAGTTAAGAGACTTACCTACTCTTCCGATCCTCTTAAAACTAACTTCGATACTCTATATATTCAGTCAATTAATACGGAAAAATTAAATAAACTTTATAAGCGTCATTTTTGTAATCCAGCTGAGTTTACATTCATATTTACCGGCCCTATGCCTGTTAAAGATGCTGTCCCTTTAATAGAAAAATATTTAGCCTCTATTGCTGTCAATCACCACGCACAAGAAAAAATTTTGGAATACAAAGATCCTGAATTAAACAGAGGAAAAGTAGAACTTTTTTATAATGCGAAAAACACAATAACATCGAAGGCTTCAGTATCTATCACTTACCATACAGATATTGAATATAGCTCAACAAATTATGCAAACACGCTGTTTTTACGTGATATATTATCCAGAAGATGTTATCAAAGCATTCGCGAGGACAGAGGAGGCACCTATCATGTCGCTGTATCCGCATCACTCATCAGACACCCTCAATCGCAACTTGTTGTAAAGATTGAATTTGAGACTAATTCTTCAATGATTCCTGAATTATTGAAAGTTGTACAGCATGAAGCAGATCTATTAGCAAAGGATGGACCTACCATAAAAGAGATTGATGAAGTAAAGAAATATCGGGAAAAAGCCCTGAATAATAATAAGATTATTCCCTGGTCTACCATCATTACCCAATCAATATTAAATGAAGAATTTCTGGATACTAATGATTCTGAATTGTTGGATGAGGTTAATGCAGCAAGGATACATAATCTGGCTAAACAACTATTTGGCTCAGGTAATAAAATGACTTTTGTCTTTGATCCCCGGGATAGCACAGTTGAACAATAA
- the glgP gene encoding alpha-glucan family phosphorylase — protein sequence MIIKASYSNTPVWHDVHVHSILPEELRPLEEIAHNLWWVWSEEAKEIFELLDYEEYEKCGKNPVALLQNLRTEKTEEIMKNADLMARIGRLHQSYKNYIGTPFDADRPSIAYFSMEYGLSHALKIYSGGLGVLAGDYLKEASDSRVDMTAVGFLYRHGYFTQTLSVDGQQIANYEAQNFGSLPITQVLDEHNKPVVLEVPFHDRTIYSNIWKVSVGRIQLYLMDTDLEHNSEYDRSITHQLYGGDWENRMKQEYLLGVGGILLLKRLGIRKDVYHMNEGHAALISAKRLRDYVQEEKLSFNEALEVVRASTLYTVHTPVPAGHDYFEESLIRKYMEPLVNKIGIPWYQFMDMGRDNPGTNEKFSMSVFALNTAQESNGVSKLHGLVSQEMFQPVWKGYFPQELHVGYVTNGVHLPTWATSSVKRIYENNLGEDFYQDQSNPEIWKKVYDISDEEIWGLRMHLKEKLVDYIKSEFVDGWLKNQAAPTRIISMLDEIRPGSLIIGFSRRFATYKRAHLLFSDLDRLAKILNNPERPVTFIFAGKAHPADGGGQSLIKHIVEISRRPEFLGKIIFLENYDMRLAKRLVSGVDIWLNTPTRLQEASGTSGEKAIMNGVLNLSVLDGWWYEGYVEGAGWALTAKRTYENQAFQDELDASTLYTMLESEIIPLYYAHNSNGYSPQWVKFVKKSIAEIAPHYTTKRMMDDYFDRFYMKLAQRSKKLAENNYAKAKEIVRWKEDTASKWDKIEVIKLEFEPVQEVDINNGKNKIYGEVVIDKKDIAAELGLECVVVDYDSTANKVEFVEKYEFNLLKTEGSRLFFQTREALNDPGTHQYALRIYPKNPDLPHRMDFAYVKWIS from the coding sequence ATGATTATTAAAGCGAGTTATTCAAACACTCCGGTATGGCATGATGTGCACGTACATTCAATTTTGCCGGAAGAGTTAAGGCCGTTGGAAGAAATCGCCCATAACCTTTGGTGGGTTTGGAGCGAGGAGGCAAAAGAAATTTTTGAATTGCTGGATTATGAGGAATACGAAAAGTGTGGTAAAAATCCGGTAGCGTTACTTCAAAACTTGCGTACTGAAAAAACGGAGGAAATTATGAAAAATGCCGATCTGATGGCTAGAATAGGTCGGTTACATCAATCATACAAAAACTATATAGGTACTCCTTTCGATGCAGATCGGCCCAGTATTGCTTATTTCAGCATGGAATACGGCCTGTCGCACGCTTTAAAGATATACTCCGGCGGGCTCGGCGTTCTGGCCGGTGATTACCTGAAAGAAGCAAGCGACAGCCGGGTTGATATGACTGCTGTCGGGTTCCTGTACCGCCACGGATATTTCACCCAAACCCTTTCCGTGGACGGGCAGCAAATTGCCAACTACGAAGCCCAAAACTTTGGTTCCTTACCCATAACCCAGGTACTGGATGAACATAACAAGCCTGTTGTTCTCGAAGTACCTTTCCACGACAGAACCATATATTCAAATATCTGGAAAGTATCGGTAGGGCGTATTCAGTTGTATCTGATGGATACAGATCTTGAACATAACAGCGAATATGACCGGTCCATTACCCACCAACTTTACGGAGGGGATTGGGAAAACCGCATGAAACAGGAATATTTGCTTGGCGTAGGAGGAATATTGCTTCTGAAAAGGCTAGGTATCCGGAAAGATGTGTATCACATGAACGAGGGGCATGCAGCCCTTATCAGTGCTAAGCGGTTACGCGATTATGTGCAAGAAGAAAAACTGTCGTTCAACGAAGCGTTGGAGGTTGTACGTGCATCCACCCTTTATACGGTACACACCCCTGTTCCTGCCGGTCATGATTATTTTGAGGAGTCGCTTATCCGGAAATACATGGAACCTTTGGTCAACAAGATAGGTATCCCCTGGTATCAGTTTATGGATATGGGACGTGATAATCCGGGTACAAACGAAAAGTTCTCGATGAGTGTTTTTGCGTTGAACACCGCACAGGAATCAAACGGAGTAAGTAAACTTCACGGCCTGGTTTCTCAGGAGATGTTTCAGCCGGTCTGGAAGGGTTATTTTCCACAGGAACTCCATGTGGGCTATGTTACCAACGGTGTCCACCTGCCGACCTGGGCAACTTCATCGGTAAAGAGGATTTACGAGAATAACCTGGGCGAAGATTTTTACCAGGATCAGTCTAATCCCGAGATATGGAAAAAGGTGTATGATATCAGTGATGAGGAGATTTGGGGATTACGCATGCACTTGAAGGAGAAGCTTGTCGATTACATCAAGAGTGAGTTTGTTGATGGGTGGTTAAAAAATCAGGCTGCCCCCACCCGGATCATTTCGATGCTCGATGAAATCAGGCCGGGTTCTCTGATCATAGGATTTTCGCGCCGTTTCGCTACCTATAAACGGGCTCATTTATTGTTTTCAGATTTAGACCGTCTGGCAAAAATACTGAACAATCCCGAGCGCCCGGTTACGTTTATTTTTGCCGGCAAAGCGCATCCTGCAGATGGTGGTGGACAATCGCTCATCAAGCACATTGTGGAAATATCGCGCCGCCCCGAATTTTTAGGAAAAATAATTTTCCTCGAGAACTACGACATGCGTTTAGCTAAACGTTTGGTTTCGGGCGTTGATATCTGGCTGAACACCCCTACGCGTTTACAGGAAGCTTCGGGCACATCGGGTGAAAAAGCCATTATGAACGGCGTGTTAAACCTTTCTGTATTGGATGGCTGGTGGTACGAGGGGTATGTCGAAGGGGCCGGTTGGGCGTTAACCGCAAAACGGACTTACGAAAATCAGGCTTTCCAGGATGAACTGGATGCATCGACTCTTTACACCATGCTTGAGTCGGAGATCATTCCGCTTTATTATGCGCACAACAGCAACGGATATTCGCCTCAGTGGGTGAAGTTCGTGAAGAAATCGATTGCAGAAATAGCTCCGCATTACACGACCAAACGGATGATGGACGACTACTTCGACCGTTTTTATATGAAGCTGGCACAACGATCGAAAAAGCTTGCCGAAAATAATTATGCGAAAGCTAAGGAAATCGTTCGTTGGAAAGAAGATACCGCATCTAAATGGGACAAGATCGAAGTAATTAAACTGGAGTTTGAGCCGGTACAGGAAGTAGATATAAATAACGGAAAAAACAAGATTTACGGCGAAGTGGTTATCGACAAGAAAGATATTGCTGCCGAGTTGGGGCTGGAGTGCGTGGTGGTTGACTACGACTCAACTGCCAATAAAGTTGAATTTGTTGAAAAATACGAGTTCAACTTGTTGAAAACGGAAGGTTCCCGGCTTTTTTTCCAAACCAGAGAAGCGCTAAACGACCCAGGCACACACCAATATGCTTTGCGTATTTATCCGAAAAATCCGGATCTGCCGCACCGCATGGATTTTGCTTACGTGAAGTGGATCAGTTAA